In Salinibacterium sp. NK8237, the following proteins share a genomic window:
- a CDS encoding aminotransferase class V-fold PLP-dependent enzyme → MSEVRPQGRPHAVWGDETEVVQLALDWTAKRMVRKTDPLSTARPAAELAAEVGEAIRPEGIGGAEALRIFDEILEPATRAQDDPLNLAYIAAAPTRAAVAFDLVTSSANIFGGLWESGAGAIFAENQALQWIIGLLGWPETAGGTFVSGGTSGNLSALMTARETAKMRRGGRPAGGWQLAYTSNAHSSINSAAKALDVDRVDVPIDNRGHMTGAALRAVLEQSPNVFAVVASAGTTNEGLVDDLSDIADVCEEFGVWMHVDGAYGGAGLAAPSIRHIFDGVERADSFIVDPHKWLFAPYDCCALVYREPELARAVHSQHASYLDAIDRSEWNPSELALHLSRRVRGLPLWFSLATHGTDKYRDAIEASVTTAREVARAIEATDYLELVREPELSVLLFVRTGWTAEQYSAWSKQAAHDGVILCVPTSWRGQSVLRLAFVNPDTETSKVMAALETLR, encoded by the coding sequence ATGAGCGAAGTTCGGCCACAAGGCAGACCGCACGCAGTATGGGGCGACGAGACTGAAGTAGTACAACTCGCCCTCGACTGGACCGCCAAGAGAATGGTCCGCAAAACTGACCCCCTGTCCACCGCTCGGCCCGCGGCCGAGTTGGCGGCAGAGGTTGGCGAAGCGATCCGTCCCGAAGGCATTGGCGGCGCAGAAGCACTGCGTATTTTTGACGAGATTCTTGAGCCGGCAACTCGTGCTCAAGATGACCCGTTGAACCTCGCTTACATCGCGGCCGCGCCCACTCGCGCAGCAGTCGCGTTTGACCTCGTCACCAGTTCTGCCAATATTTTTGGCGGCCTCTGGGAATCGGGTGCTGGCGCGATCTTCGCCGAGAACCAGGCCCTGCAGTGGATCATCGGGCTGCTCGGCTGGCCGGAGACCGCTGGCGGCACGTTTGTTTCCGGCGGCACCTCAGGCAACCTCTCAGCGCTCATGACGGCGCGGGAAACCGCCAAGATGCGTCGCGGTGGTCGCCCCGCCGGCGGCTGGCAGCTGGCTTATACCTCCAACGCCCACTCGTCGATCAACTCAGCTGCGAAAGCACTCGACGTTGACAGGGTCGACGTACCCATCGATAACCGCGGCCACATGACCGGGGCAGCACTGCGGGCTGTTCTTGAACAGTCACCGAACGTGTTTGCTGTGGTGGCATCCGCTGGCACCACCAACGAAGGCCTCGTTGACGACCTCTCCGACATCGCTGACGTCTGCGAAGAGTTCGGGGTATGGATGCACGTCGATGGCGCCTATGGCGGTGCGGGGCTAGCCGCCCCGAGCATCCGCCACATCTTCGACGGTGTTGAACGGGCTGACAGCTTTATCGTCGACCCGCATAAGTGGCTCTTTGCCCCCTATGACTGCTGTGCACTTGTGTATCGCGAGCCCGAGTTGGCTCGCGCCGTGCACTCCCAGCACGCCAGCTATTTGGATGCCATCGACCGCAGCGAATGGAACCCCAGCGAGCTCGCCCTGCACCTTTCGCGACGCGTGCGCGGACTTCCACTGTGGTTCAGTCTCGCCACCCACGGCACCGACAAGTATCGGGACGCGATCGAAGCCTCCGTGACAACCGCCCGTGAAGTCGCTCGGGCGATTGAGGCGACCGACTATCTCGAACTCGTGCGCGAGCCCGAGCTTTCGGTACTGCTGTTCGTGCGCACCGGGTGGACCGCCGAACAGTATTCGGCGTGGTCAAAGCAAGCGGCGCACGACGGCGTCATCCTGTGCGTTCCGACCTCGTGGCGTGGCCAAAGCGTGCTGCGGCTCGCGTTTGTGAACCCCGACACGGAGACCAGCAAGGTGATGGCAGCGCTAGAAACGCTGCGATAA
- a CDS encoding AAA family ATPase: protein MTAERLRAMLVTGMSGVGKSTVLAALRQRGIDTVDTDEGNWIEDVDGEPLWSIPRMTALLDRPRDRPLAVQGTVANQGQLYHRFDAVVLLTAPQAVILERLRTRTSNDYGKSPAERSKVEQEIRDVEPLLRIGATHVIDASAPLVEVVEAVERIIRGRDIAPAE, encoded by the coding sequence ATGACAGCTGAGCGCCTGCGGGCAATGTTGGTGACGGGGATGTCCGGCGTGGGTAAGTCGACCGTGTTGGCCGCGCTCCGTCAGCGCGGGATCGACACTGTCGATACCGACGAGGGAAACTGGATCGAGGATGTCGACGGTGAGCCCTTGTGGAGCATCCCACGGATGACAGCGCTGCTCGACCGGCCACGCGATCGCCCCCTGGCTGTGCAGGGCACCGTGGCAAATCAGGGCCAGCTCTATCACCGCTTCGATGCCGTTGTTCTGCTCACCGCACCGCAGGCCGTAATCCTCGAGCGGCTCCGAACCCGAACATCGAATGACTATGGAAAATCTCCTGCCGAGCGTTCGAAAGTCGAGCAGGAAATTCGTGACGTCGAACCCCTGCTGCGCATTGGAGCAACTCACGTGATTGACGCGTCGGCTCCGCTAGTGGAAGTCGTCGAGGCTGTTGAGCGCATCATTCGAGGGCGTGACATCGCACCTGCAGAGTGA
- a CDS encoding sulfurtransferase yields MPHPLVTASELAALLDNAATGGTPVRVLDVRWSLGGPAGLPLYSKGHIPGAVYVDLDTELAGHGEPEEGRHPLPTAADFQAAARRWGLNAGDTVVIYDNWNSLAACRAWWLLRYMGAADVRVLDGALPAWTAAGHPLTEGTDDMTNATPGSISLSAGHEPVLNADDAASLPESGVLLDARAGERYRGETEPIDPRAGHIPGAISAPTSGNLDDAGHFLDSDTLRERYVALGVDVDRAVGVYCGSGVTAAHDALALTVAGFRPALFPGSWSAWANQPERPVTTGATP; encoded by the coding sequence ATGCCACACCCCCTCGTTACCGCGAGCGAACTTGCCGCGCTACTCGACAATGCGGCCACGGGTGGCACGCCGGTGAGAGTTTTGGATGTGCGGTGGAGCCTCGGCGGCCCCGCCGGGCTACCTCTCTATAGCAAGGGTCATATTCCGGGCGCGGTGTATGTCGACCTCGATACCGAGCTTGCCGGCCACGGTGAACCTGAGGAGGGGCGTCATCCGTTGCCTACTGCCGCGGACTTTCAGGCTGCTGCCCGCCGCTGGGGCCTCAATGCTGGCGACACCGTCGTTATCTACGACAACTGGAACAGTCTTGCCGCCTGCCGCGCGTGGTGGCTGCTGCGTTACATGGGGGCTGCAGATGTGCGGGTGCTCGACGGTGCGCTCCCGGCGTGGACTGCGGCCGGGCATCCGCTCACTGAAGGAACCGACGACATGACGAATGCCACCCCGGGTTCGATTAGCCTCAGCGCCGGGCACGAACCTGTACTCAACGCCGATGATGCCGCCTCGCTTCCCGAGAGTGGCGTGCTTCTCGATGCGCGCGCGGGGGAGCGCTATCGCGGCGAGACTGAGCCGATCGATCCGCGCGCCGGTCACATCCCCGGGGCGATCAGCGCACCGACCTCCGGCAATCTGGATGATGCCGGCCACTTCCTCGATTCCGACACGTTGCGGGAGCGGTACGTGGCGCTCGGTGTCGATGTTGATCGTGCAGTAGGCGTGTATTGCGGCTCTGGTGTCACAGCGGCTCACGACGCTCTCGCGCTGACTGTCGCAGGCTTCCGACCGGCACTCTTTCCCGGCTCATGGTCGGCGTGGGCTAATCAACCTGAGCGTCCGGTCACCACCGGCGCGACGCCGTAG
- a CDS encoding MarR family winged helix-turn-helix transcriptional regulator: protein MAGPHTLTETERQVQAKVGGLPLDYSAMAVASNLFRAANAVRNHFERTVLSEHNLSWTAFVVLWVTWIWEPIETRQIALEGGFSKATLTGVLTTLEGRGWLVRERSATDGRLVVVNLTDRGRELMVELFPAFNLQEQAVTGPVDPSKREELAEMLRVITAGVEPKN from the coding sequence GTGGCCGGACCACACACACTGACTGAGACTGAACGCCAAGTGCAGGCGAAGGTCGGCGGCTTGCCGCTCGACTACTCCGCTATGGCGGTTGCCTCGAACCTCTTTCGCGCCGCTAATGCCGTGCGCAATCACTTTGAGCGCACCGTGCTTTCTGAGCACAACCTGTCGTGGACGGCCTTCGTGGTGCTGTGGGTCACCTGGATTTGGGAGCCCATCGAGACGCGCCAGATCGCACTCGAGGGCGGCTTCTCCAAGGCCACTCTCACGGGAGTGCTCACCACGTTGGAGGGTCGCGGTTGGCTTGTTCGGGAGCGGAGCGCCACCGACGGCCGCCTCGTGGTGGTGAACCTCACCGACCGTGGTCGCGAGCTCATGGTTGAGCTCTTTCCTGCCTTCAACCTCCAAGAGCAGGCCGTCACTGGCCCTGTCGATCCCAGCAAGCGCGAAGAGCTGGCCGAGATGCTGCGCGTGATCACCGCGGGCGTGGAGCCCAAAAACTAG
- a CDS encoding APC family permease, translated as MALDQKSQESPDRTLRKGRLGVIGIVFFVVAAAAPLVGMTGAVPVAIVLGNGAAAPGAYLFAGIVLLLFSVGYAAMSQRVTNTGAFFAYVGRGLGRNAGIASSFVSVLAYLTIQLAIYGFFGGVMAGQVGLLPWWAWTLLAWVVVTGLSLARVDVGAKVLGVLMLAELIVLVIAAVAILADGGPEGLNWAASFSPDLIMAGGLAGSAGIAFAFAFASFIGFEATAIYGEESKDPKRAVPRATYLAVGLITVLFAFTAFALVTGMGASNVIDQTLERSAGLEDPAAVLFTLASEYVGPWLATLMSILVLSSLFAGLLAFQNAASRYLFALGRGGVISSSVGTVNGRGAPGRASIIVSIISGVVIVLFAAFQLDPVGNMFFWFSGLAVVAIVLIEALVCVAIIRFFLQNKGTENIFVTMIAPILAFIGLVLAEYLLMSRFGLLAGDLTLAAGVDPTVTAFGLNAFGWFLVLSPFIAFVIGYIVSLVRKDLNEELLQDVIS; from the coding sequence ATGGCGCTTGACCAAAAATCCCAGGAAAGCCCCGATCGGACCCTGCGCAAAGGGCGACTCGGCGTAATCGGAATCGTCTTCTTTGTTGTGGCAGCAGCCGCACCACTCGTCGGCATGACCGGCGCAGTACCCGTCGCTATCGTTCTCGGCAACGGCGCCGCCGCCCCCGGCGCGTACCTCTTCGCCGGCATCGTGCTTCTCCTGTTCAGCGTCGGCTACGCCGCGATGAGCCAACGCGTCACCAACACCGGTGCATTCTTTGCGTACGTCGGCCGCGGACTCGGGCGCAACGCCGGAATCGCATCCTCGTTCGTTTCCGTACTCGCGTACCTCACCATCCAGCTCGCCATTTACGGCTTCTTTGGTGGAGTCATGGCCGGACAGGTCGGACTCCTCCCCTGGTGGGCGTGGACATTACTCGCCTGGGTTGTCGTCACCGGGCTGTCGCTCGCTCGCGTTGACGTCGGCGCCAAGGTGCTCGGCGTATTGATGCTCGCCGAGCTCATTGTGCTCGTGATCGCCGCCGTTGCGATCCTCGCCGATGGCGGCCCCGAGGGCCTCAACTGGGCTGCATCGTTCTCGCCCGACCTCATCATGGCTGGCGGCCTCGCCGGCTCGGCCGGAATCGCCTTCGCTTTCGCGTTCGCTTCCTTCATCGGCTTCGAAGCCACCGCCATCTACGGCGAAGAAAGCAAAGACCCGAAGCGCGCAGTACCCCGTGCGACCTACCTCGCGGTCGGCCTCATCACCGTGCTCTTCGCCTTCACCGCTTTCGCCCTAGTCACCGGCATGGGTGCCTCGAACGTAATCGACCAGACGCTCGAACGTTCAGCCGGCCTCGAAGACCCCGCCGCCGTGCTCTTCACTCTCGCCAGCGAATACGTCGGACCGTGGCTTGCAACGCTCATGAGCATCCTCGTGCTCTCGAGTCTGTTCGCCGGACTGCTCGCCTTCCAGAACGCCGCAAGCCGCTACCTCTTCGCCCTCGGTCGCGGTGGCGTGATCTCGAGTTCGGTGGGAACCGTGAACGGTCGCGGAGCTCCTGGCCGCGCATCCATCATCGTGTCGATCATTAGCGGCGTCGTGATCGTGCTGTTCGCCGCCTTCCAGCTCGACCCCGTTGGCAACATGTTCTTCTGGTTCAGTGGCCTTGCCGTCGTGGCGATCGTGCTGATCGAAGCGCTCGTCTGCGTCGCGATCATCCGCTTCTTCCTGCAGAACAAGGGCACCGAAAACATCTTCGTCACCATGATTGCGCCGATCCTGGCGTTCATTGGTCTCGTTCTCGCCGAGTACCTGCTGATGTCACGCTTCGGCCTCCTCGCCGGTGACCTCACGCTCGCTGCTGGCGTCGACCCGACTGTCACCGCGTTCGGACTCAACGCCTTCGGCTGGTTCCTCGTGCTATCACCGTTTATCGCCTTCGTGATCGGCTACATCGTGTCGCTGGTTCGCAAGGACCTCAACGAAGAACTGCTGCAGGATGTGATTTCGTAA
- a CDS encoding cupin domain-containing protein, translating to MNTAVSLTELAATELASAVASNNGRSALTICGGRDAKLRQTLMALRAGEGLSEHSSPGEATLQVIVGHIALRSSDESWEGKPGDLLPIPTEIHAVDALEDSVILLTVVKAQ from the coding sequence ATGAACACAGCTGTTTCTTTGACCGAATTGGCGGCAACAGAATTAGCGAGTGCTGTCGCGTCGAATAACGGGCGAAGCGCGCTGACGATCTGCGGTGGCCGGGACGCGAAACTGCGACAGACGTTGATGGCACTGCGCGCCGGCGAGGGCCTCTCCGAGCATTCCAGCCCCGGTGAGGCGACCCTGCAGGTGATCGTCGGCCATATCGCTTTACGATCGTCCGACGAGTCATGGGAGGGCAAGCCAGGCGACCTGCTCCCCATCCCCACCGAGATTCATGCCGTGGATGCGCTCGAAGACTCCGTGATTTTGCTCACGGTCGTGAAAGCGCAGTAG
- a CDS encoding cytochrome P450: MANVTLADLDLFENGTPWTVFDKLRAEAPVHWSEEPAPNHGFWSLTRYHDIVSVLRDTETFSSERGTVNLEELDADQIEARKSMLETDGVRHRALRRLMQGEFTPRAVAGYETFLRGLTASTLDAAFANKEFEFVDQVAADFPIRVLAKMLDVPDTDIYKLIDWGNRMIGNDDPEHADVLATSAESEQYRLLPFRSPAALEVFEYGNALANERRGKDGTDLVSRLVNQTPMDGKALSERDFNSYFLLLVVAGNETTRHTITHSMNYLMDNPDQLELLQEKPELIPWAVEEFLRMASPVYHFRRTATKDTEINGQAIKEGQKVVTWFAAGNRDPEVFENPYTMDVTRNPNEHMAFGRGGPHMCLGNSLARLEIRIMFEDLLPRISGMTKLGEPDRLRSNFINGIKRLPVSVELAK; this comes from the coding sequence ATGGCGAACGTCACCCTGGCAGACCTAGATCTGTTCGAGAACGGCACACCCTGGACCGTGTTCGACAAGCTTCGAGCAGAGGCACCCGTGCACTGGTCAGAAGAACCGGCACCCAACCACGGCTTCTGGTCACTCACGCGCTACCACGACATCGTTTCCGTGCTGCGAGACACCGAAACATTCTCCAGCGAACGCGGAACCGTCAACCTCGAAGAACTCGATGCCGACCAAATTGAGGCTCGCAAGTCGATGCTCGAGACCGATGGTGTTCGTCATCGCGCGCTTCGCCGTCTCATGCAGGGCGAATTCACGCCTCGGGCTGTCGCCGGCTACGAGACCTTCCTCCGCGGTCTCACCGCCAGCACTCTTGATGCGGCATTCGCGAACAAAGAATTCGAATTTGTCGACCAGGTCGCCGCTGACTTCCCCATCCGCGTGCTCGCCAAAATGCTTGACGTGCCCGATACAGACATCTACAAGCTCATCGACTGGGGCAACCGGATGATCGGCAACGACGATCCGGAGCACGCTGATGTGTTGGCCACCTCCGCCGAGAGCGAGCAGTACCGGCTCTTGCCGTTCCGCTCCCCTGCGGCACTCGAAGTCTTCGAATATGGCAACGCCCTAGCCAACGAGCGCCGCGGCAAAGATGGCACCGACCTCGTGTCGCGCCTCGTCAACCAGACGCCAATGGATGGCAAAGCACTCAGCGAGCGCGACTTCAACAGCTACTTCTTGCTGCTCGTGGTTGCCGGCAACGAGACAACCCGCCACACCATCACGCACTCCATGAACTACCTCATGGATAACCCCGACCAGCTGGAGCTATTGCAAGAAAAGCCCGAGCTAATCCCGTGGGCCGTCGAAGAGTTCCTGCGCATGGCTAGCCCCGTGTATCACTTCCGTCGCACCGCGACGAAGGACACCGAGATCAACGGTCAAGCCATCAAAGAGGGCCAGAAGGTCGTCACGTGGTTCGCTGCTGGCAACCGCGACCCCGAAGTGTTCGAGAACCCCTACACGATGGATGTCACCCGCAACCCCAACGAACACATGGCCTTCGGTCGCGGTGGCCCGCACATGTGCCTCGGAAACTCTCTGGCACGCCTAGAGATCCGTATTATGTTCGAGGACCTGCTGCCCCGAATCTCCGGAATGACGAAACTCGGCGAACCTGATCGACTGCGCAGCAATTTCATCAACGGAATCAAACGACTCCCGGTAAGCGTCGAACTAGCAAAGTAG
- a CDS encoding glutamine synthetase family protein, whose product MTLDIAALQADLQAKGIDVLRLIFPDVLGITRSKDLLVSQLHRTKSPLFCQGVWVTTTGGGVLDGNDIMSSGLPDLLTQIDPDTLTMMPWEPGVALVIGDAFNPDHSTSDVAPRSVLQNVIAEYAALGLTPTVGPELEFYIANHDDENGWSRSLSRTGRVYTTGEHVDPGGQFLNLMRMLDGMDIGVFAGNHEFSPSQYEINLWHSEALDAADRTFLFKTAVRDIVARTGKHALFVGKPWDDEGGSGFHLHFSVVDSDGNNIMSDGGAGLSETANHMIGGILAHAGSLAALSNPTVNAYKRLGPDTLAPYRANWGHDNRSAMLRVPPERGAGTRLEVRLGDPAANPYLLIASTLAAGLDGIKRKLTAPAAVAGWAYEDESAPILPMTLSAALDALDADTVMRETLGSTVIDVFSVLKRDEVMRYEDSVADKTTRDISQWEIDEYFADY is encoded by the coding sequence ATGACTCTCGACATAGCAGCACTTCAAGCGGACTTGCAGGCAAAAGGGATCGATGTTCTGCGACTGATTTTCCCGGATGTGCTGGGAATCACCCGCTCAAAAGATCTTCTCGTCAGCCAATTGCATCGCACGAAGTCTCCGCTATTTTGCCAAGGCGTGTGGGTAACAACCACGGGCGGCGGCGTGCTCGACGGAAACGACATCATGTCATCCGGCCTTCCCGACCTCCTCACCCAGATCGACCCCGACACGCTCACGATGATGCCGTGGGAGCCCGGCGTTGCCCTCGTTATTGGCGATGCGTTCAACCCCGACCACAGCACCAGCGACGTCGCACCGCGTTCGGTACTGCAGAACGTGATCGCAGAATATGCCGCCCTCGGTCTCACCCCGACCGTCGGCCCCGAGCTTGAGTTCTACATCGCCAACCACGACGACGAGAACGGGTGGAGCCGCAGCCTCAGCCGCACCGGCCGCGTCTACACGACCGGCGAGCACGTCGACCCCGGTGGGCAATTCCTGAACCTCATGCGCATGCTCGACGGCATGGACATCGGCGTCTTCGCCGGCAACCACGAATTCAGCCCCTCGCAGTACGAAATCAATCTCTGGCACAGCGAGGCACTGGATGCCGCCGACCGCACCTTCCTCTTCAAGACTGCCGTGCGCGACATCGTCGCCCGCACCGGCAAGCACGCCCTCTTCGTCGGCAAGCCCTGGGACGACGAAGGCGGCAGCGGCTTCCACCTGCACTTCTCCGTCGTCGACAGTGACGGCAACAACATCATGTCGGATGGCGGCGCTGGGCTCTCAGAGACCGCCAACCACATGATCGGTGGAATCCTCGCCCACGCCGGATCACTCGCAGCACTCTCGAACCCCACCGTCAACGCCTACAAGCGCCTCGGCCCGGACACTCTGGCCCCCTACCGCGCCAACTGGGGCCACGACAACCGCAGCGCAATGCTGCGGGTACCGCCCGAGCGCGGCGCGGGCACGCGACTAGAAGTCCGCCTCGGCGACCCGGCCGCGAACCCGTATCTGCTGATCGCATCCACTCTGGCTGCTGGCCTTGATGGCATCAAGCGCAAGCTCACGGCACCCGCAGCAGTCGCAGGTTGGGCCTACGAGGACGAGTCTGCACCGATCTTGCCGATGACCCTCAGCGCCGCCCTAGACGCTCTCGACGCCGACACGGTGATGCGCGAGACCCTGGGCAGCACTGTGATTGATGTCTTCAGCGTGCTGAAGCGCGATGAAGTGATGCGCTACGAAGACTCTGTCGCCGACAAGACGACGCGTGATATTAGCCAGTGGGAGATCGACGAGTACTTCGCCGACTACTAA
- a CDS encoding type 1 glutamine amidotransferase — MRALLVQHDHVTASGPVGDRLRERGFAIDEIMVVTEQNFDNPNVEFEFPDASQYDLVIPMGAPWGAWDDACIGRWLAPELEWVRTIIEADIPVLGICFGGQLIARALGGTVARGQKAEIGWTAIYSDDTSLVSNGPWFQFHYDQWTMPEGAVEIARNPVAPQAFTYGRSLAVQFHPELNAAILEGWLDQGGIDEVTADGQNAAVMLEQTRAEEAVAGQRTAALVDAFLDRIAKLG, encoded by the coding sequence ATGAGAGCTCTCCTGGTGCAACACGATCACGTCACCGCGAGCGGCCCAGTCGGTGATCGACTGCGGGAACGCGGCTTTGCGATCGACGAGATCATGGTCGTCACCGAGCAGAATTTCGATAACCCGAACGTTGAATTTGAATTTCCGGATGCGTCGCAGTACGACCTCGTGATTCCGATGGGAGCGCCGTGGGGTGCGTGGGATGACGCGTGCATCGGCCGGTGGTTGGCCCCAGAGCTCGAGTGGGTCCGCACTATCATCGAGGCGGACATCCCGGTGCTCGGTATTTGTTTCGGAGGCCAGCTGATTGCTCGCGCTCTCGGTGGCACGGTAGCGCGCGGTCAGAAAGCCGAAATCGGGTGGACAGCGATCTACAGCGACGACACCTCGCTGGTGTCGAATGGCCCCTGGTTCCAGTTTCACTACGACCAGTGGACGATGCCCGAGGGCGCCGTTGAGATCGCCCGCAATCCGGTAGCGCCCCAAGCGTTTACCTATGGGCGCAGTCTGGCCGTGCAGTTCCATCCAGAACTCAACGCCGCGATTCTTGAGGGGTGGCTCGATCAGGGCGGCATCGATGAAGTGACCGCCGATGGTCAAAACGCCGCGGTGATGCTCGAACAAACTCGCGCCGAAGAGGCCGTCGCCGGTCAGCGCACGGCCGCACTCGTGGATGCTTTCCTCGACCGCATAGCGAAGCTCGGCTAG
- a CDS encoding acetoacetate decarboxylase family protein, with the protein MTELNGFLPPLTPQGSSSLVPKMPWYYSGTLLTVEYLTDPANVRAILPDDIDLAPEQPGAVAIVWADWQSCSTGGLELLDPVRAQYLEAFMVVRCSHKGIVYSRCVAIWVNKDFAIGRGWFQGYPKKLGNIAVTRVFNTGKATPKLENGGQFGASIAAYDHRLASAVVTLREPAESNGFVNGHKMLHSRFMPSISKDAGMSLDQLITMGGTDVEIGETWKGDAELHLGDSQWDELHSILPVQEILGGYYREIGVTFNGGELVEDRSNAI; encoded by the coding sequence ATGACCGAACTCAACGGATTTCTTCCTCCACTCACCCCTCAAGGGTCAAGTTCGCTCGTGCCGAAGATGCCCTGGTACTACTCGGGAACGCTGCTCACTGTCGAGTATCTGACCGATCCAGCCAACGTACGTGCGATCCTCCCCGACGATATTGACCTCGCCCCCGAGCAGCCTGGCGCTGTTGCCATCGTGTGGGCAGACTGGCAGTCCTGCAGCACAGGCGGCCTCGAACTGCTCGACCCTGTTCGCGCTCAATACCTCGAAGCCTTCATGGTGGTGCGTTGCTCGCACAAGGGCATCGTGTACAGCCGTTGCGTCGCCATCTGGGTCAACAAAGACTTCGCCATCGGCCGCGGTTGGTTCCAGGGCTACCCCAAGAAGCTCGGCAACATTGCCGTTACTCGAGTCTTCAACACGGGCAAAGCAACCCCCAAGCTCGAGAACGGTGGCCAATTCGGCGCCTCCATCGCGGCGTACGATCACCGGCTCGCGTCGGCCGTCGTCACTCTTCGCGAACCCGCCGAGAGCAACGGCTTCGTCAACGGCCACAAGATGCTGCACAGCCGCTTCATGCCCTCCATCAGCAAGGATGCCGGCATGTCGCTTGACCAGCTCATCACCATGGGTGGCACCGACGTTGAAATTGGCGAGACCTGGAAGGGTGACGCTGAGCTGCACCTGGGCGACTCGCAGTGGGATGAACTTCACTCGATCCTGCCCGTGCAAGAAATCCTCGGCGGCTACTACCGTGAGATCGGTGTCACCTTCAACGGTGGCGAACTCGTAGAGGACCGCTCGAACGCGATCTAA
- a CDS encoding aldehyde dehydrogenase — MTNVQVAGVTVDTRHFINGERVASADTFTNVSPIDASSLGEISRGGQREVDMAVAAARAAFPGWAATSPKDRAAILHKIADLVEERVSDLANVETMDNGALLRSHLRGVMPRVAHNFRFFADYLVNDLGHPDFETRGHNNHVSWDPSGVAALITPWNAPLMLATWKIAPALAAGDTVVLKPAEWTPLTASLLADITVEAGLPAGVFNVVQGYGKEAGASLVEHPDLSRISFTGSVPTAKSIARAAADNLTPCSFELGGKSPCIVMEDADLELAATLAVEQYDNAGQVCLSGTRILVHENIADAFAAAFQAKVETLRQGDPRDLETDIGPQVHRVHFERIKGFVDRAKEGGADILFGGGPNAELGGLYFTPTLVKNPALGSEIVTQEVFGPVLTMQTFTTDEELVAMANGTEFGLAAILVAGNREHADVITKQLVAGTIWVNCFFVRDLRAPFGGSKKSGVGREGGTWSFDFYADVKNTVFAPNGWKE; from the coding sequence ATGACCAACGTTCAAGTAGCAGGAGTGACCGTCGATACGCGGCACTTCATCAACGGAGAGCGCGTCGCCTCCGCCGACACCTTCACCAACGTGTCACCCATCGATGCCAGCTCCCTCGGAGAAATCTCCCGCGGAGGCCAGCGCGAAGTCGACATGGCTGTCGCCGCAGCCCGTGCAGCATTCCCCGGATGGGCTGCCACCAGCCCGAAAGACCGTGCAGCAATCCTTCATAAGATCGCCGACCTCGTCGAAGAGCGCGTCAGCGACCTCGCCAACGTCGAAACGATGGACAACGGTGCGCTCCTGCGCAGCCACCTGCGCGGCGTCATGCCGCGAGTGGCCCACAACTTTAGGTTCTTCGCTGACTACCTTGTGAACGACCTCGGGCATCCCGACTTCGAAACTCGTGGCCACAACAACCACGTCTCGTGGGATCCCTCGGGAGTTGCTGCGCTTATCACGCCGTGGAACGCACCCCTCATGCTCGCCACCTGGAAGATTGCTCCGGCGCTCGCGGCAGGCGACACAGTCGTACTGAAGCCGGCCGAATGGACGCCGCTCACTGCATCCCTTCTCGCGGATATCACCGTTGAAGCTGGCCTTCCCGCTGGAGTTTTCAACGTGGTGCAGGGCTACGGAAAAGAAGCGGGTGCCTCGCTCGTGGAGCACCCCGACCTCAGCCGCATCTCGTTCACCGGTTCAGTGCCGACCGCAAAGTCGATCGCTCGCGCCGCAGCCGACAACCTCACCCCGTGCAGCTTTGAGCTCGGTGGCAAGAGCCCGTGCATTGTTATGGAAGACGCCGACCTCGAACTCGCCGCAACCCTCGCCGTTGAGCAGTACGACAACGCCGGTCAGGTCTGTCTCTCGGGCACACGCATCCTCGTTCACGAAAATATTGCGGATGCCTTTGCCGCAGCATTCCAAGCGAAGGTCGAGACCCTGCGTCAGGGTGACCCTCGCGACCTCGAGACCGACATCGGGCCGCAGGTTCACCGTGTGCACTTCGAGCGGATCAAGGGATTCGTCGATCGTGCCAAGGAGGGCGGAGCAGACATCCTCTTCGGCGGTGGACCGAACGCTGAGCTCGGCGGCCTCTACTTCACGCCCACGCTCGTCAAGAACCCTGCGCTTGGAAGCGAGATTGTTACTCAGGAGGTCTTCGGGCCGGTGCTGACAATGCAAACCTTCACGACCGACGAAGAACTCGTCGCGATGGCCAACGGAACCGAATTCGGCCTCGCCGCCATCCTCGTCGCAGGCAACCGCGAGCACGCCGACGTGATCACCAAGCAGCTTGTCGCCGGCACAATTTGGGTCAACTGCTTCTTCGTGCGCGACTTGCGCGCACCGTTCGGTGGCTCCAAGAAGTCGGGTGTTGGCCGTGAGGGCGGCACTTGGTCGTTTGATTTCTACGCAGATGTTAAGAACACGGTGTTCGCACCTAACGGATGGAAGGAATAG